In Streptococcus parapneumoniae, the genomic stretch AATCTGCGGAATCTCCGTCCGAATCTTGTAGTGAATATCTAGCACGGTGTGGCCGAGAAAACGTTCCTGAATAATGTTCTTCAGTTTCAGCAAATCCTCCTGCAAGAAGTTCCTTGGAATCAGAAATTGACTGGTAACCGTTCGAGACTCGTCTAGGGTGAATACCGCCAAGGCTGTATGTTGCCCCAAAACAACGATATCAAAGGCTGTCAATCGTTGTCTGCTCGGCTCAACGTCCAGTGCTACTACCGTACAGCCACTCAGGTCTGTCAGTAGATTAGCAGCTTCTTGCAGAATATCTTCTAGCTTGAAGAATTCCTGATCAAAGGCTTTGACAATCTCGTAAACCTCATTTTCAGCCAGTCGGTCAAAATCCAGTGAGTGTTTTACATAGTACTGAAAACCAGCAACACTTGGCATCCGACCACTTGAAGTATGAGCCTTCTCAAGCAAACCTTGCTTTTCTAGAGCCGCCATGTCATTACGAATGGTTGCACTGCTAGAGTTAATAGACTCTTGCAAGGCTTTGGATCCGACAGGTTCGTGCGTTTTGGTAAAGATGTCAATAATCAGATTTAGAATATCCTGCTGACGCTCTGTAACCACCTCATCACTCCTCTCTGTCTGATCGATTAGCACTCGACACACTCAAGTGCTAACTTATGATTCTATTATACACCCTTAAAAGAGAATGTCAAGACAAAAACTCAAAAAATTAGCACTCTTTTATCAAGAGTGCTAAAAATCAGTCTAAAGACCTAGAACCCTACCTCCCATCTACTTGGTATTTCCTTTTAAGTCTGAAAAAACTATGGATTAGATAAGAAATCATAAAGGAATATAGAGCAAAAATGACAAAGAAAGATTGCGACAGTTCTTCTCGAAACAAACTCATACAAACAACAAGACCGCCTGAGAAAGCAACTGTACATGAACGAAATCTATATCGCATAACTTCCCATCTGAGCCCCTTACTCATATAGACTTGATCCTCTGGAAGTAAATTAGAAGACGATTTACGAAGAATCGAACAAAAACCTCTTTCTATCAATTCCCAACCTCTATTTCTAAAATCTTGCAGTTCATGCTTATATTTTTTAAGAAATCTAGAATCATAGATACAGTAGATGACATCGTCTGGTTGACATTGGTCAAAATAGAACAAACCAAAACGACTCGTTCTATATCTCCAACCCTTCAAATGCATCTCATGTAAATATTCTTCTTCCTTGTCCAAATCAACAATGGTGAAAATCCGAAATTGTACTTTGCT encodes the following:
- the hrcA gene encoding heat-inducible transcriptional repressor HrcA, translating into MVTERQQDILNLIIDIFTKTHEPVGSKALQESINSSSATIRNDMAALEKQGLLEKAHTSSGRMPSVAGFQYYVKHSLDFDRLAENEVYEIVKAFDQEFFKLEDILQEAANLLTDLSGCTVVALDVEPSRQRLTAFDIVVLGQHTALAVFTLDESRTVTSQFLIPRNFLQEDLLKLKNIIQERFLGHTVLDIHYKIRTEIPQIIQRYFTTTDNVIDLFEHIFKEMFNENIVVAGKVNLLNFANLAAYQFFDQPQKVALEIREGLHEDQMQNVRVADSQESCLADLAVISSKFLIPYRGVGILAIIGPVNLDYQQLINQVNVVNRVLTMKLTDFYRYLSSNHYEVH
- a CDS encoding DUF2812 domain-containing protein, with the protein product MNSKVQFRIFTIVDLDKEEEYLHEMHLKGWRYRTSRFGLFYFDQCQPDDVIYCIYDSRFLKKYKHELQDFRNRGWELIERGFCSILRKSSSNLLPEDQVYMSKGLRWEVMRYRFRSCTVAFSGGLVVCMSLFREELSQSFFVIFALYSFMISYLIHSFFRLKRKYQVDGR